In Massilia forsythiae, one DNA window encodes the following:
- the paoA gene encoding aldehyde dehydrogenase iron-sulfur subunit PaoA codes for MDDATDINPTRRGLLIGGALGATVAAVPAMSHAQSGTQAAAAPAAAATTPAPVTGKVTLRVNGQPQTLELDTRTTLLDVLREHLHLTGTKKGCDQGQCGACTVMVNGRRINSCLSLAVMHEGDEITTIEGLGTPDKLHPMQAAFVKHDGYQCGYCTPGQICSAVAALDEIKRGIPSHVTGDLNAKPLLSIDELRERMSGNICRCGAYSNIMEAITDVAGGAAAVKGAKA; via the coding sequence ATGGATGACGCCACCGATATCAACCCAACCCGACGCGGCCTGCTGATCGGCGGCGCGCTCGGCGCCACCGTCGCCGCCGTGCCGGCCATGTCGCATGCGCAGTCGGGCACCCAGGCCGCCGCCGCCCCGGCGGCAGCGGCCACCACGCCGGCGCCGGTCACCGGCAAGGTCACGCTCCGCGTCAACGGCCAGCCGCAAACGCTGGAACTCGACACCCGCACCACCTTGCTCGACGTGCTGCGCGAACACCTGCACCTGACCGGCACCAAGAAGGGCTGCGACCAGGGCCAGTGCGGGGCCTGCACCGTGATGGTCAACGGCCGCCGCATCAATTCCTGCCTCAGCCTGGCGGTGATGCACGAAGGCGACGAGATCACCACCATCGAAGGCCTCGGCACGCCCGACAAGCTGCACCCGATGCAGGCCGCCTTCGTGAAGCACGACGGTTACCAGTGCGGCTACTGTACCCCCGGCCAGATCTGTTCGGCGGTGGCGGCGCTGGACGAGATCAAGCGCGGCATCCCGAGCCACGTCACCGGCGACCTGAACGCGAAACCGCTGCTGTCGATCGACGAGCTGCGCGAGCGCATGAGCGGCAACATCTGTCGCTGTGGCGCCTACTCGAACATCATGGAAGCCATCACCGACGTTGCCGGTGGCGCCGCCGCCGTGAAGGGGGCCAAGGCATGA
- a CDS encoding glycoside hydrolase family 28 protein gives MTSLVPSTVHMRRRFVLSLLAAPLWHPAARAAAASSEVPVIPITDAGAIADGATVNTRAIQSAIDRLAARGGGTVRVPPGVFVSGALFFKPKVHLQLDRGAVLRCSTDMANFPPRRTRIEGHFQERFNPALINADGCDGLRIGGEGTLDGAGRPIWDEFWKRRRAAPDPHNFRNLDVARARLALIERSRGVVVEGVTFKDSQFWNLHLYRCEDVTVRGARFEVPDDYKQAPSTDGIDLDSCRNVTIERCHFSVTDDCIAAKGSKGPRALEDRDSPPVEHIRVRDCVFRRGHSVMTLGSEATVVRDVVVEDCTALDVEMVAVLKLRPDTPQRYEDIHFRNIALDSTRGSVIGMQPWTQYVDLGGAAPPQSVVRNVTLSRIRGRFGALGTIKPNPGQTRIDGIVLKDVDLQLAKAGLDVSGASGVRLENVVVNGNPVSL, from the coding sequence TTGACATCACTTGTCCCATCGACCGTGCACATGCGCCGCCGCTTCGTCCTGTCGCTGCTTGCTGCGCCGTTGTGGCACCCAGCGGCACGCGCCGCCGCCGCATCGTCCGAGGTACCCGTTATTCCGATCACCGATGCCGGCGCCATCGCAGACGGCGCCACCGTCAACACCAGGGCGATCCAGTCGGCCATCGACCGCCTCGCCGCCCGCGGCGGCGGCACCGTGCGCGTGCCGCCCGGCGTGTTCGTCAGCGGCGCGCTGTTCTTCAAGCCGAAGGTGCACCTGCAGCTCGACCGCGGCGCGGTGCTGCGCTGCTCGACCGACATGGCGAATTTTCCGCCGCGACGCACGCGCATCGAGGGGCACTTCCAGGAGCGTTTCAATCCCGCCCTGATCAATGCCGACGGCTGTGACGGCCTGCGCATCGGCGGCGAAGGCACGCTCGACGGCGCCGGCCGGCCGATCTGGGACGAGTTCTGGAAGCGGCGCCGGGCCGCGCCGGACCCGCACAACTTTCGCAACCTGGACGTGGCGCGCGCGCGGCTGGCGCTGATCGAGCGTTCGCGCGGCGTGGTGGTGGAGGGCGTGACCTTCAAGGATTCGCAGTTCTGGAACCTGCACCTGTACCGCTGCGAGGACGTGACGGTGCGCGGCGCCCGCTTCGAGGTGCCGGACGATTATAAACAGGCGCCCAGTACCGACGGCATCGACCTGGACAGCTGCCGCAACGTAACGATCGAGCGCTGCCACTTCTCGGTCACCGACGATTGCATCGCCGCCAAGGGATCGAAGGGCCCGCGCGCGCTGGAAGACCGCGACAGTCCGCCGGTCGAGCACATCCGCGTGCGCGACTGCGTGTTCCGGCGCGGCCATTCGGTGATGACGCTCGGCAGCGAGGCGACGGTCGTGCGCGACGTGGTGGTGGAGGACTGCACCGCGCTGGACGTCGAGATGGTGGCGGTGCTCAAGCTGCGGCCGGACACGCCGCAGCGCTACGAAGACATCCATTTCCGCAACATCGCTCTCGATTCCACGCGCGGGTCGGTCATCGGCATGCAGCCGTGGACCCAGTATGTCGACCTGGGCGGCGCCGCGCCGCCGCAGTCGGTGGTGCGCAACGTGACGCTCTCCCGCATCCGTGGCCGCTTCGGCGCGCTGGGAACGATCAAGCCGAATCCTGGCCAGACCCGCATCGACGGTATCGTGCTCAAGGACGTCGACCTGCAGCTGGCCAAGGCAGGGCTGGACGTGAGCGGCGCCAGCGGCGTGCGCCTGGAAAACGTGGTCGTCAACGGCAATCCGGTATCGCTGTAG
- a CDS encoding FAD binding domain-containing protein, protein MKAFTYQRAANPADAAAAAMKNKGSRFIAGGTNLLDLMKLEIETPTHLIDVNGLGLDKIEPTQDGGLRVGALVRNTDLASDARVRKDYAVLSRALLAGASAQLRNKATTAGNLLQRTRCPYFYDTYQPCNKRTPGSGCSAIGGYTRNHAIVGTSELCIATHPSDMAVAMQLLDVGVETVRADGARRTIPIADFYRLPGNTPHIENNLQPGELITAVTLPKPLGGKHYYQKVRDRASYAFALISVAAVVQPDGSGRVAVGGVAHRPWRVPAADQQIKNGAKAATDALLAGAHTTDDNAFKVPLVQRTLASVLAQARKA, encoded by the coding sequence ATGAAGGCATTCACCTACCAACGCGCGGCCAATCCGGCCGACGCTGCCGCGGCGGCCATGAAAAACAAGGGATCGCGCTTCATCGCCGGCGGCACCAACCTGCTCGATCTGATGAAGCTGGAGATCGAGACGCCGACCCACCTGATCGACGTGAATGGCCTGGGCCTGGACAAGATCGAACCGACTCAGGACGGCGGCCTGCGCGTGGGCGCGCTGGTGCGCAATACCGACCTGGCGTCGGATGCGCGCGTGCGCAAGGACTACGCCGTGCTGTCGCGCGCGCTGCTGGCCGGCGCCTCGGCCCAGCTGCGCAACAAGGCGACCACCGCCGGCAACCTGCTGCAGCGCACCCGCTGCCCGTATTTCTACGACACCTACCAGCCGTGCAACAAGCGCACGCCGGGCAGCGGCTGCTCGGCCATCGGCGGCTATACCCGCAACCACGCCATCGTCGGCACCAGCGAGTTGTGCATCGCCACCCACCCGAGCGACATGGCGGTGGCGATGCAGCTGCTGGACGTGGGCGTGGAAACGGTGCGCGCCGACGGCGCACGCCGCACGATCCCGATCGCCGATTTCTACCGGCTGCCGGGCAACACCCCGCACATCGAGAACAACCTGCAGCCGGGCGAGCTGATCACCGCGGTGACGCTGCCCAAGCCCTTGGGCGGCAAGCATTACTACCAGAAGGTGCGCGACCGCGCCTCGTACGCCTTCGCCCTGATCTCGGTGGCGGCGGTGGTGCAGCCGGACGGCAGCGGCCGCGTAGCGGTCGGCGGCGTCGCCCACCGCCCATGGCGCGTGCCGGCCGCCGACCAGCAAATCAAAAATGGCGCCAAGGCGGCCACGGACGCGCTGCTGGCCGGCGCCCACACCACCGACGACAACGCGTTCAAGGTGCCGCTGGTGCAGCGCACCCTGGCCTCGGTGCTGGCGCAAGCCCGCAAAGCTTAA
- the paoC gene encoding aldehyde oxidoreductase molybdenum-binding subunit PaoC → MKFTTPATTNPIDRLKVVGKPHQRIDGPLKTTGTAPYAYEQHKAAPNAAYGWVIGSAIAKGRINAIDTATARRAPGVLAVVTHENAGKLGKGEHNAAHLLAGPDVQHYHQAVAIVVAETFEQARAAAALVKVDYAKVQGVYDLDAAKNAAKKPDEKDKPESKVADFEGAFASAPVKLDATYHTPDQSHAMMEPHASIAAWEGDKLTLWTSNQMINWGKKDLAKTLGVPEEKVRLVSPYVGGGFGGKLFLRSEALMAALGARAAGRPVKVALQRSLMMNNTTHRPATLQRIRIGATREGKINAIAHESWSGNLPDGKPETAVNQSRLLYAGPNRLTRMMLAGLDLPEGNSMRAPGEAPGMMALEIAMDEMAEKLKMDPVTFRVINDTTVDPEHPERKFSTRRLVDCLRQGAQRFGWNKRKATPGQMREGRWLIGYGMAAAFRDNKNMKSGARVRLERDGGVTVETDMTDIGTGSYTILAQTAAEMLGVPLARVTVRLGDSAYPVSSGSGGQFGGNSSTAGLYAACVKLREAIAQKAGIDPAQAEFADGAVRGGGKSQDLRQLAAQGELTGEDTMEYGDLDKKFQQSTFGAHFVEVAVDAATAEVRVRRMLAVCASGRILNPVTARSQVIGAMTMGVGAALMEDLVVDKRIGYFVNHDMAEYHVPVHADIPHQEVVFLDEVDPYSSPMKAKGVAELGICGVAAAVANAIYNATGVRVREYPVTLDKLLVKMPAVA, encoded by the coding sequence ATGAAATTCACCACACCCGCCACCACCAATCCGATCGACCGCCTGAAGGTGGTCGGCAAGCCGCACCAACGCATCGACGGCCCGTTGAAGACCACCGGCACCGCGCCCTACGCGTACGAGCAGCACAAGGCGGCGCCGAACGCCGCTTACGGCTGGGTCATCGGTTCCGCCATCGCCAAGGGCCGCATCAATGCCATCGACACGGCTACCGCGCGCCGCGCGCCCGGCGTGCTGGCCGTGGTCACCCACGAGAACGCTGGCAAGCTGGGCAAGGGCGAGCACAATGCCGCGCACCTGCTGGCCGGCCCGGACGTGCAGCACTACCACCAGGCCGTGGCGATCGTCGTGGCCGAGACCTTCGAGCAGGCGCGCGCCGCCGCCGCGCTGGTCAAGGTCGACTACGCCAAGGTGCAGGGCGTGTACGACCTGGACGCCGCCAAGAACGCGGCGAAAAAGCCGGACGAGAAGGACAAGCCGGAAAGCAAGGTGGCCGACTTCGAGGGCGCCTTCGCCAGCGCCCCGGTCAAGCTGGACGCTACCTACCACACGCCGGACCAGTCGCACGCGATGATGGAGCCGCACGCCTCGATCGCCGCGTGGGAGGGCGACAAGTTGACGCTGTGGACCTCGAACCAGATGATCAACTGGGGCAAGAAGGACCTGGCCAAGACGCTCGGCGTGCCGGAAGAAAAGGTGCGCCTGGTCTCGCCCTACGTCGGCGGCGGCTTCGGCGGCAAGCTGTTCCTGCGCTCGGAAGCGCTGATGGCGGCGCTGGGCGCCAGGGCCGCCGGCCGCCCGGTCAAGGTGGCGCTGCAGCGCTCCCTCATGATGAACAACACCACGCACCGCCCGGCGACGCTGCAGCGCATCCGCATCGGCGCCACGCGCGAAGGCAAGATCAACGCCATCGCCCACGAAAGCTGGTCGGGCAACCTGCCGGATGGGAAGCCGGAAACCGCGGTCAACCAGTCGCGCCTGCTGTATGCGGGGCCGAACCGCCTGACGCGCATGATGCTGGCCGGCCTCGATCTCCCGGAAGGCAACTCGATGCGTGCGCCGGGCGAAGCGCCGGGCATGATGGCGCTGGAAATCGCCATGGACGAAATGGCCGAGAAGCTCAAGATGGACCCGGTCACCTTCCGCGTCATCAACGACACCACGGTCGACCCCGAGCACCCGGAGCGCAAGTTCTCGACGCGCCGCCTGGTCGATTGCCTGCGCCAGGGCGCCCAGCGCTTCGGCTGGAACAAGAGGAAGGCCACGCCGGGGCAAATGCGCGAAGGGCGCTGGCTGATCGGCTACGGCATGGCCGCGGCCTTCCGCGACAACAAGAACATGAAGTCGGGCGCGCGCGTGCGCCTGGAGCGCGACGGCGGCGTGACGGTGGAAACCGACATGACCGACATCGGCACCGGTTCCTACACCATCCTGGCCCAGACCGCGGCCGAGATGCTGGGCGTGCCTTTGGCGCGCGTGACGGTGCGCCTGGGCGACTCCGCGTATCCCGTGTCGTCCGGCTCCGGCGGCCAGTTCGGCGGCAACAGCTCGACCGCCGGCCTGTACGCGGCCTGCGTCAAGCTGCGCGAAGCGATCGCGCAAAAGGCCGGCATCGACCCGGCCCAGGCCGAGTTCGCGGACGGCGCGGTGCGCGGCGGCGGCAAGTCGCAGGACCTGCGCCAGCTGGCCGCGCAGGGCGAGCTGACCGGCGAGGACACGATGGAATACGGCGACCTGGACAAGAAATTCCAGCAATCGACCTTCGGCGCCCACTTCGTCGAAGTCGCGGTCGATGCCGCCACCGCCGAGGTGCGCGTGCGGCGCATGCTGGCGGTGTGCGCGTCCGGGCGCATCCTGAACCCGGTGACGGCGCGCAGCCAGGTGATCGGCGCGATGACCATGGGCGTCGGCGCGGCGCTGATGGAAGACCTGGTGGTGGACAAGCGCATCGGCTACTTCGTCAACCACGACATGGCGGAATACCACGTGCCGGTGCATGCCGACATCCCGCACCAGGAAGTGGTGTTCCTGGACGAGGTCGATCCGTATTCGTCGCCGATGAAGGCCAAGGGCGTGGCGGAACTGGGCATCTGCGGCGTGGCGGCGGCGGTGGCGAACGCCATCTACAACGCCACCGGCGTGCGCGTGCGTGAGTATCCGGTCACGCTCGACAAGCTGCTGGTGAAAATGCCGGCAGTGGCCTGA
- a CDS encoding LysR family transcriptional regulator: MARNDINDILVFFAVARERSFTRAAAKLGMTQSALSHIIRALETRLGVRLLMRTTRSVSPTEAGERLLQNVAPRLEEIDAEIAAVSDLGGKPAGTVRITAIDHVIEEVLWPRIAPLLPQYPDLHVEISSDYRLVDIAAERYDIGVRYGDQVDKDMIAVRLGADVAMRIVGAPGYFERRPLPASLQDLMKHNCIVLRLPSSGGLYAWELQHDGQALEARVRGQAVFTNVYHMLDAALSGCGLAFLPLSMVDEHVRAGRLVSVMEDWCPAFPGLHAYYPSRRHASRALALVIDAIRYKD, encoded by the coding sequence ATGGCCCGAAACGATATCAACGACATCCTGGTCTTCTTCGCCGTCGCCCGCGAGCGCAGTTTTACCCGCGCGGCGGCCAAGTTGGGGATGACGCAATCGGCGCTCAGCCACATCATCCGCGCGCTGGAAACGCGGCTGGGCGTGCGCCTCTTGATGCGCACGACGCGCAGCGTGTCGCCCACCGAGGCCGGCGAGCGCCTGCTGCAGAACGTGGCGCCGCGGCTGGAAGAGATCGACGCCGAGATCGCGGCGGTGAGCGACCTCGGCGGCAAGCCGGCCGGCACCGTGCGCATCACCGCCATCGACCATGTGATCGAGGAAGTGCTGTGGCCGCGCATCGCGCCGCTGCTGCCGCAGTATCCGGACCTGCACGTCGAGATCAGTTCCGACTACCGGCTGGTGGACATCGCCGCGGAGCGCTACGACATCGGGGTGCGCTACGGCGACCAGGTCGACAAGGACATGATCGCGGTGCGCCTGGGCGCCGACGTGGCGATGCGCATCGTCGGCGCGCCCGGCTATTTCGAACGGCGCCCGCTGCCCGCCTCGCTCCAGGACCTGATGAAGCACAACTGCATCGTGCTGCGCCTGCCCAGCAGCGGCGGCCTGTATGCCTGGGAACTGCAGCATGACGGCCAGGCGCTGGAAGCGCGCGTGCGCGGCCAGGCGGTGTTCACCAACGTCTACCACATGCTGGACGCGGCGCTGAGCGGCTGCGGGCTGGCCTTCCTGCCGCTGAGCATGGTCGACGAGCACGTGCGCGCGGGGCGGCTGGTGAGCGTGATGGAGGACTGGTGCCCGGCGTTTCCGGGGCTGCATGCGTACTACCCGAGCCGGCGCCATGCGTCGCGCGCGCTGGCGCTGGTGATCGACGCGATCAGGTACAAGGATTGA